A window of the Parabacteroides merdae ATCC 43184 genome harbors these coding sequences:
- a CDS encoding RagB/SusD family nutrient uptake outer membrane protein, whose protein sequence is MKKLLYTVMCCCALASCTNLDSERYDVINPDFFPTNEKDAEALVVGGVYAPFRSAEYSGVFSTAHSFQVIGDMSTDIAVCCWVNDSWIPLTTHNWTPNHSYTTLNYTDYAKYLGTMTLTLDRISNVEMSDEKKALLMAETHLGRGWLAFLLYDFYGPIPIPTLEDLKNPLDEVIEPRATQEEMTNFIETELTESLKGLPTRTTQFGRFDKGLAYTILMKYYMHEKNWAKAEECGRELLKAEYGYGLMDRYADIFTLENEGNKEIIFACTEERGTNLQLWHDHALPGNYPTKNASIQKWDGYKVPWPFYRTFEEGDDRLSVLVGEYVGTDGVLFNEESDIAKHGNLYSGAVPVKYGEDPESTGDGSQIDLVVYRYADVLTLLSEAIVRKGNAVTSEALDLLNQVRVRAKLNPYTMGDVKGVDDFLQKVLDERGHELWFEGVRRSDLIRHGQFIQNARDRGCTTTKDEFVLFPLPQAVINEGKGKIVQNPGY, encoded by the coding sequence ATGAAGAAATTATTATATACAGTAATGTGCTGTTGCGCATTGGCCTCATGTACTAATTTGGATTCGGAAAGATATGATGTGATCAATCCGGATTTTTTCCCGACGAATGAAAAGGATGCGGAGGCGCTTGTTGTGGGAGGTGTTTATGCTCCTTTCCGTAGTGCGGAATATAGCGGTGTATTCAGTACGGCTCACAGTTTCCAGGTTATTGGTGATATGTCAACCGATATTGCTGTTTGTTGTTGGGTGAATGATAGCTGGATTCCGCTGACAACTCATAACTGGACTCCGAATCATTCTTATACGACTCTCAATTATACGGATTATGCCAAATATTTGGGTACAATGACATTGACATTGGATCGTATCTCAAATGTAGAAATGAGTGACGAGAAGAAGGCTTTACTGATGGCTGAAACTCATTTAGGCCGTGGTTGGCTGGCATTTTTATTGTATGATTTCTATGGGCCTATTCCAATTCCGACACTGGAAGATTTGAAGAATCCGTTGGATGAAGTAATTGAGCCGCGTGCGACTCAAGAAGAGATGACAAATTTCATTGAAACGGAATTGACTGAATCATTGAAAGGCTTGCCTACCCGTACGACACAGTTCGGACGCTTTGATAAAGGTTTGGCGTATACGATTCTAATGAAGTATTACATGCATGAGAAGAATTGGGCGAAAGCGGAAGAATGCGGCCGTGAATTGTTGAAAGCCGAATACGGTTATGGATTGATGGACAGATATGCAGATATCTTTACGCTTGAAAATGAAGGGAACAAGGAAATTATCTTTGCTTGTACGGAAGAAAGAGGTACAAATCTTCAGTTGTGGCATGACCATGCTTTACCGGGAAACTACCCGACTAAGAATGCTTCTATCCAGAAATGGGATGGTTATAAAGTCCCTTGGCCTTTCTACCGTACTTTTGAGGAAGGTGATGACCGTCTGTCTGTTTTGGTTGGCGAATATGTAGGTACTGATGGTGTATTGTTTAATGAAGAGTCTGATATCGCCAAACATGGTAACCTTTATTCTGGAGCTGTACCTGTAAAATATGGTGAAGACCCCGAATCTACAGGAGACGGCAGCCAGATCGACTTGGTTGTTTACCGTTACGCAGACGTCCTGACTTTGCTTTCTGAAGCAATTGTTCGTAAGGGAAATGCCGTAACTTCCGAAGCACTGGATCTGTTGAATCAAGTTCGTGTACGTGCCAAGCTGAATCCATATACAATGGGTGATGTAAAAGGAGTAGACGATTTCTTGCAGAAAGTATTGGATGAAAGAGGGCATGAGCTTTGGTTCGAAGGTGTCCGCCGTTCCGACCTGATCCGTCACGGACAGTTTATCCAGAATGCAAGAGACCGTGGTTGTACGACGACTAAAGATGAGTTTGTTTTATTCCCGCTGCCTCAAGCTGTAATCAACGAAGGTAAGGGCAAAATCGTTCAGAATCCAGGTTATTGA
- a CDS encoding TonB-dependent receptor, whose translation MNNQRIVVSLNLKRTIKIMKLTVLMLAVCLSSVVASTYAQTATLNVSAKNETLEKVLKQIEKQSEFLFFYNLEEINKNEKISINEKNANIQTVLDAIAAKTGLKYTIKDRHIVLTSEAAPASTATTQQNRKVTGTVSDAFGPVAGANVIQKGTTNGTTTDMDGNFSIEVPANATLQISFIGYIPQDIVVKNQNVINVLLKEDTQALEEVIVVGYGTMKKKDMTGAVASVKMDDTPVATVSTVSHALAGKAAGLQVSTISAQPGGQSTFRIRGAASSDKAGNDPLIIIDGFPVNSPGSLDSGNQYSGGNKDNILASINPNDIESIEVLKDASSTAIYGARAGNGVIIVTTKRGKSGAAKVQYSGSASVQQIAKSYEMLDASGFMRATNDYTREQWMRTNGVGIYGGKEATDPSLPALTLPYTDAQIANPANNTNWFDEISRLGFQTSHNLSITGGNDNTKYLVSGNYFNQDGVIKNNGMTRYSLRANLDQKLSKYVKMGINLTATRNEYDNVPLGSGQNENAGILVSAAQFNPALPIRDENGNYSMNSDASFLPNPVSLLDITDKTTQERLLANAFFEVRPIDGLLLKANFGIDRNYQKLKQYLPTTTLYGQRENGAASIAQGDNSDYLMELTANYTKQVGDHNFNALVGHSYQLFTYEMFSGKSNDFITDGFLYNNLGAGNAKRPTVGSSATKSRMASFFGRLNYTFKDRYLLTATLRADGSSNFASGERWGFFPSVAAGWRFTEEEFLAPLRNVLSNGKLRLSYGETGNSNVGDKAYSYYKVGNNNIFGNSMINGVYLSQLGNNVLTWETAREWNVGLDLGFLDGRVNVTAEYYHKVVSDLLNEQTLLSYNEVNKIIANVGKTQSQGFELTINTTNIRNKDFEWTSDLTFSLYRDKWKERDPKWKPNAYDEYNGWMRYYSGYLSDGLVQVGETIDHMPGALPGQVKIKDIDGYVYESDGSIKVDKHGIPMKTGKPDGKLDDADKVIYGSADPGYLFGFNNTLRWKNFDLNVYFYGQFDKLSAGSYKKQWLSNNVNDLRRGYNQPTSISDLWSSSNPNGTLPGYFQTESAYGVGDYYYEKTWFIRCRNITLGYNIPIKTSKHILSNVRVYFDVNNPFTITPYTGLDPETDISSSESAPSQLQWAYPNVRTYSFGLDITF comes from the coding sequence ATGAATAATCAACGTATAGTTGTTTCTCTTAACCTGAAAAGAACTATAAAAATCATGAAATTAACCGTGTTAATGTTGGCTGTTTGTCTGTCAAGCGTGGTTGCTTCCACCTATGCGCAAACTGCTACTCTAAATGTTTCAGCTAAGAATGAAACTTTAGAAAAAGTGTTGAAACAGATCGAAAAGCAGTCCGAGTTCCTGTTTTTCTATAATCTGGAAGAGATCAACAAGAACGAAAAGATCTCTATCAATGAAAAGAATGCTAATATTCAGACTGTGTTGGATGCTATTGCAGCTAAAACAGGTTTGAAATACACTATCAAGGATCGTCACATTGTCCTGACTTCCGAGGCAGCTCCGGCTTCTACCGCCACCACGCAGCAGAATCGTAAGGTGACCGGTACTGTAAGCGATGCATTTGGCCCTGTCGCCGGTGCAAACGTTATCCAGAAAGGTACGACTAACGGTACTACTACCGACATGGATGGAAACTTTTCCATCGAAGTTCCGGCTAACGCGACTTTGCAGATTTCCTTTATCGGATACATCCCTCAGGACATTGTTGTGAAGAACCAGAATGTGATCAACGTTCTGTTGAAAGAAGATACACAGGCTTTGGAAGAAGTGATTGTTGTCGGTTACGGTACGATGAAGAAGAAGGATATGACAGGTGCAGTTGCATCTGTCAAGATGGATGATACTCCTGTGGCAACAGTGTCTACAGTTAGTCATGCTTTGGCTGGTAAGGCTGCCGGTTTGCAGGTCAGCACGATTAGTGCCCAGCCGGGTGGACAATCAACTTTCCGTATTCGCGGTGCCGCTTCTTCTGATAAGGCGGGGAATGACCCGTTGATCATTATTGATGGTTTTCCTGTGAATTCTCCGGGTTCATTGGATAGTGGTAATCAATATTCAGGAGGTAATAAAGATAATATCCTGGCTTCTATCAATCCAAACGATATTGAATCTATTGAAGTGCTGAAAGATGCAAGTTCGACAGCTATTTATGGTGCTCGTGCCGGTAACGGTGTGATCATCGTGACGACAAAACGAGGTAAGAGCGGGGCGGCTAAGGTACAGTATTCCGGATCGGCTTCTGTACAGCAGATAGCCAAATCTTACGAGATGTTGGACGCTTCCGGTTTTATGCGGGCAACAAACGATTATACTCGTGAACAATGGATGCGTACGAACGGTGTTGGCATTTATGGAGGAAAAGAGGCGACAGACCCTTCCCTGCCGGCTTTGACATTGCCTTATACAGATGCTCAGATTGCCAATCCGGCTAATAATACGAATTGGTTTGATGAAATATCCCGTTTAGGTTTTCAGACTTCTCATAACTTATCTATAACAGGAGGTAACGATAATACGAAGTACTTGGTTTCTGGAAACTATTTTAATCAGGATGGTGTGATTAAAAATAATGGAATGACAAGATACTCTCTTCGTGCCAATTTGGACCAGAAGTTGAGCAAATATGTAAAGATGGGGATTAATTTGACGGCGACACGTAATGAATATGACAACGTGCCTTTAGGTAGTGGCCAGAATGAGAATGCCGGAATTTTGGTTTCTGCGGCTCAGTTTAATCCGGCTTTGCCCATTCGGGATGAGAATGGCAATTATTCGATGAACTCCGATGCTTCTTTCTTGCCGAATCCTGTTTCATTGCTGGACATTACAGATAAGACGACTCAAGAGCGTTTATTGGCAAATGCATTTTTTGAAGTTCGCCCGATAGATGGCTTATTGTTGAAGGCAAATTTCGGTATCGACCGTAACTATCAAAAACTGAAACAATATTTGCCAACGACAACGCTTTATGGACAACGTGAGAATGGTGCGGCCTCTATTGCGCAGGGTGATAATTCCGACTACTTGATGGAATTGACTGCTAATTATACGAAACAGGTAGGCGACCATAACTTCAACGCTTTGGTTGGTCATTCTTATCAGTTGTTTACATATGAAATGTTTTCAGGAAAAAGCAATGACTTCATTACAGACGGTTTCTTGTATAACAACTTGGGCGCGGGTAATGCAAAACGTCCGACTGTAGGATCGAGTGCAACCAAATCTCGTATGGCTTCTTTCTTCGGTCGTTTGAACTATACGTTTAAAGACCGTTATCTGCTGACAGCGACATTGCGTGCCGATGGTTCTTCAAATTTTGCTTCGGGTGAACGTTGGGGATTCTTCCCTTCAGTTGCTGCCGGATGGCGGTTTACGGAAGAAGAGTTCTTGGCTCCTTTGAGAAATGTATTGTCTAATGGTAAATTACGTTTGAGCTATGGTGAAACAGGTAACTCCAACGTAGGAGATAAAGCTTATAGCTATTATAAAGTAGGTAACAATAATATCTTTGGCAATTCCATGATCAATGGTGTCTATTTGAGTCAACTCGGAAACAATGTTTTGACTTGGGAAACAGCCCGTGAATGGAACGTTGGTTTGGATTTAGGTTTCTTGGATGGACGTGTCAATGTAACTGCTGAATATTATCATAAAGTCGTTTCCGATTTGTTGAATGAACAGACTTTGCTGTCTTATAACGAGGTGAATAAAATCATTGCGAACGTGGGTAAGACTCAGAGTCAGGGTTTTGAATTGACGATCAATACGACTAATATCCGTAATAAGGATTTTGAATGGACATCAGACTTGACATTCTCTCTCTATCGTGACAAGTGGAAAGAACGTGATCCGAAATGGAAACCGAATGCTTATGATGAGTATAACGGATGGATGCGTTACTATTCCGGTTATTTGTCAGATGGTTTGGTTCAAGTAGGTGAAACGATCGACCATATGCCCGGTGCATTACCCGGACAGGTGAAGATCAAAGATATTGACGGATATGTTTATGAATCCGATGGTTCCATTAAAGTTGATAAGCATGGCATTCCGATGAAGACCGGAAAGCCTGATGGTAAGTTGGATGATGCAGATAAAGTGATTTACGGATCTGCTGACCCTGGATATTTATTTGGGTTTAATAATACTTTGCGTTGGAAAAACTTTGATCTCAATGTTTATTTCTATGGACAGTTTGATAAGCTTTCTGCCGGAAGTTATAAGAAACAATGGTTGAGTAATAACGTTAATGACTTGCGCCGTGGTTATAATCAGCCTACTTCAATATCGGATCTTTGGTCCTCCAGCAATCCGAACGGTACGTTACCCGGATATTTCCAGACTGAAAGTGCCTATGGGGTCGGTGACTATTATTATGAAAAGACTTGGTTCATCCGTTGTCGTAACATTACTTTAGGTTATAATATTCCTATTAAGACCAGCAAACATATTCTGTCTAACGTACGTGTGTATTTCGACGTGAACAATCCGTTTACAATCACTCCGTATACAGGTCTTGACCCGGAAACTGACATTTCAAGTTCAGAAAGTGCTCCATCTCAGTTGCAATGGGCTTACCCGAATGTTCGTACTTACAGCTTCGGTTTGGATATTACATTCTAA
- a CDS encoding FecR family protein produces the protein MENEHSELIIGYLQGRLQGRSLDDFYAWVNESADNKKLFFETKALYEACAPSRGASEIHDSWLRLLDKRKSRQRKRYSLLTRISTYAAVAMFAAAITSTVFIFSSREYDDRITSYVGGDGLEADVVVLPDGTRVSLGTRTSFSYDSRYGKSERIVQLEGEAYFEVAKDKDKPFIVKTKEQSIEALGTKFNVSAYPTDSLLTTTLLEGSVLLTTQNLLHPMVLKPNEQFVYNKRTRSALLQQVDANRFVSWTTGYYYFPEQSLEAILYRLSHVYGVQFTVKSEALKRRTFTGTFYRGQSIKDIMEIIHLSIPVRYKIDDHHVTISEI, from the coding sequence ATGGAAAACGAACATTCGGAATTAATCATCGGGTATTTGCAAGGACGGCTGCAAGGTCGGTCTTTGGACGATTTTTATGCCTGGGTGAATGAAAGTGCAGACAACAAAAAATTGTTTTTCGAGACCAAAGCACTTTATGAAGCCTGCGCTCCTTCCCGTGGTGCTTCTGAAATACACGATAGTTGGCTTCGCCTTCTCGATAAGAGAAAGTCCCGCCAGCGTAAAAGATATTCCTTATTGACCCGCATAAGTACTTATGCGGCTGTGGCAATGTTTGCCGCAGCCATTACTTCTACTGTGTTTATCTTTTCTTCGAGGGAATATGACGACCGGATTACCAGTTATGTCGGTGGAGACGGGCTTGAAGCGGATGTTGTTGTGTTGCCGGACGGAACCCGCGTCAGTCTCGGAACCCGGACTTCTTTCTCTTATGATTCCCGTTATGGTAAGTCCGAACGTATCGTGCAACTGGAAGGAGAAGCCTATTTTGAAGTAGCCAAAGATAAAGATAAGCCATTTATTGTCAAGACCAAAGAACAATCTATCGAAGCGCTCGGGACGAAGTTCAACGTTTCCGCTTATCCGACCGATTCGCTCCTGACTACGACACTGCTGGAAGGTTCTGTCCTGCTGACCACGCAGAACCTGTTACATCCTATGGTCTTAAAGCCGAACGAACAGTTTGTCTATAACAAAAGAACGCGATCAGCCCTCCTGCAACAGGTCGACGCCAACCGGTTTGTTTCGTGGACGACCGGATATTATTATTTCCCCGAACAAAGTCTTGAAGCTATTCTGTACCGGTTGAGCCATGTTTACGGCGTGCAGTTCACTGTTAAGTCGGAAGCACTGAAGCGCCGGACATTTACCGGGACTTTCTATCGGGGGCAGAGTATCAAGGATATCATGGAGATTATCCATCTGTCAATCCCGGTCCGGTATAAGATCGACGATCATCACGTGACAATATCAGAAATCTAA
- a CDS encoding RNA polymerase sigma-70 factor, with amino-acid sequence MGNASLDIDQYRHIYTEYAPMLMRFAEKFVSGFFAEDIVHDVFLKLWDKQVFRLPENDLKRVLYVSVRNACLDCLRRMNMEQEIIDHRALQLKLEELDFFEASDELFMRKDLLDLLMKKVAELPERSQQIFRMSYLEGLKAAEIAERLDLSVRTVENQLYRSLLYLRKNCSNLFLLIFLL; translated from the coding sequence ATGGGGAATGCATCTTTGGACATAGATCAATACCGGCATATTTATACGGAGTATGCCCCGATGTTGATGCGCTTTGCGGAGAAGTTCGTTTCCGGTTTCTTTGCCGAAGATATTGTCCACGATGTATTCCTGAAGTTGTGGGACAAGCAGGTGTTCCGCCTTCCGGAGAATGACCTGAAACGGGTGCTTTATGTCTCCGTCCGAAATGCCTGCCTGGATTGTCTCCGCCGCATGAATATGGAGCAGGAGATCATCGATCATCGCGCCCTTCAGTTAAAATTGGAAGAGCTTGACTTCTTTGAGGCATCCGACGAACTTTTCATGCGAAAGGATTTGCTCGATCTGCTGATGAAAAAGGTTGCCGAACTGCCTGAAAGAAGCCAGCAAATCTTCCGTATGTCCTATCTCGAAGGTCTGAAAGCGGCCGAAATAGCAGAACGTCTGGATCTCTCTGTCCGTACGGTCGAGAACCAGCTTTATCGTTCCCTCCTTTATCTGCGTAAGAACTGTTCGAATCTGTTCCTACTGATATTTCTTTTATAA